Part of the Halobaculum halobium genome, ACGGATGACCAGCCTCGACACGTCCGCCATCGACGAACTCGACCCGCGAGCGAGACACGAGAGCAGCGTCGCCGTCGTCACCGGCTCCACCCGCGGGATCGGCGCCGGTGTCGCCCGCCGACTCGCGGCCGAAGGGGCGCGGGTCGTCGTCACGGGGCGCAGCGAGGACGCCGGCGCCGAGACTGTCGCCGACATCGAGGAGTTCGGCGGCGACGCGGTCTTCGTCCGCGCGGACATGCGCGATCCGGACGACATCGCCGCGCTGTTCGAGGCCACCGTCGAGGAATTCGGCCGACTCGACGTGCTCGTCAACAACGCCGGCGTCGAGACGTACACGGCCGCCGACGAGGCCGAGTTGGACGACTGGAACTTCGTCCTCGAGACGGACTTCCGCTCGTACTGGCTGTGCGCCAAGCACGCCCGCGAACACATGGACGAGGGCGCCATCGTCAACATGTCCAGCAACCACGCGTTCGCGACGACGCCGAGCATCTTCCCGTACAACGCCGTGAAAGCTGGAATCAACGGGATGACTCGCTCGATGGCGATCGACTTCGGCCCCGACGTGCGGGTCAACACGGTGAACCCCGGCTGGGTCGCCATCGACCGCACCACCGGGCACATGGACGACGAGCGCCGCGAGGAGCTCGCGAGCATCCACCCGACCGGTCGGATCGGGGCCCCCGAAGACGTCGCCGCCGCGGTCGCGTTTCTCGCGAGCGACGAGGCCGGCTTCGTCACCGGCGCGAGCCTCACCGTCGACGGCGGCCGGTCGGCGGTGCTGCAGGACGACTTCCTCCCGGACTACCGAGCGCGCCGCGAGGAGTGAGCCGTCCCGAACAGCCGATGCCCCGGCCGCCGCGCGTGCGACTGTCGCGGACCTGGCTGCCAACGACTCCGGCGGAGGTTTACGCTCGCAGTCCGTCCTCGCGGGTATGACCCCCGACGAAGTCCGCGAGGACTGGGCCGAGCGCGAGGGGGACTTCTCCCCGCGCTACTACGCCGAGAAGGGACCTGACGACACGAGCGAGGCGGTCCGGTCGGCGATCGAGTTCTACGTCGGCGACGACGCGCGAGTGCTCGAACTCGGCTGCGGCTCCGGTCGACATCTCGAACACCTCCGACGCGGCGGCTTCGACCGACTCGCCGGCATCGACATCAACGGCGAGTCGTTCGACGTGATGGGAGAGCACTTCCCCGGGCTCGCGGCGACCGGCGAGTTCCATACGGGCGCCATCGAGGACGTGCTCTCCGAGTTCGACGACGACGCCTTCGACGCGGTGTACTCGGTCGAGACGCTCCAGCACGTCCACCCCGAGGACGCGTGGGTGTTCGAGGAGGTCGTCCGCGTCGCCTCGGACCTGCTCGTCACCGCCGAAAACGAGGGTAACGGCGCCCAGCGGGGCCGCGAGGGCGCCGAGGTGAGCTACGTCAACGACGAGTTCCCGCTGTACCACCGCAACTGGAAGGACGTGTTCTCCGAGTTAGGCGGCGTGCAGGTCGTGAAGGAGCCGACGGAACGGGACACGATCCGGGCGTTCAAACTGGCGTAGGGTCGTTCGGACCGTTCACGAGATCGGCGGTCTCGGTCGTCTCACCGATCTACTGGGCGGAGCGGCACAGGACCGCTCCGCCGCCCGTCCGAGACCTCGTTCGCTCCGCTCACTCGGTCTCGCTTACTTCCCTTCGAACTCGGGCTCCTCGTCGGACATGAACGCCATCACGCCCTCCATGAGGTCGTCGGTGTTCATGAGCTGGCCGAACGCCTGGGCCTCGATCTCCAGCCCCGCGTCG contains:
- a CDS encoding SDR family NAD(P)-dependent oxidoreductase; this encodes MTSLDTSAIDELDPRARHESSVAVVTGSTRGIGAGVARRLAAEGARVVVTGRSEDAGAETVADIEEFGGDAVFVRADMRDPDDIAALFEATVEEFGRLDVLVNNAGVETYTAADEAELDDWNFVLETDFRSYWLCAKHAREHMDEGAIVNMSSNHAFATTPSIFPYNAVKAGINGMTRSMAIDFGPDVRVNTVNPGWVAIDRTTGHMDDERREELASIHPTGRIGAPEDVAAAVAFLASDEAGFVTGASLTVDGGRSAVLQDDFLPDYRARREE
- a CDS encoding class I SAM-dependent methyltransferase, with protein sequence MTPDEVREDWAEREGDFSPRYYAEKGPDDTSEAVRSAIEFYVGDDARVLELGCGSGRHLEHLRRGGFDRLAGIDINGESFDVMGEHFPGLAATGEFHTGAIEDVLSEFDDDAFDAVYSVETLQHVHPEDAWVFEEVVRVASDLLVTAENEGNGAQRGREGAEVSYVNDEFPLYHRNWKDVFSELGGVQVVKEPTERDTIRAFKLA